In the genome of Lactobacillus intestinalis, the window TGTATCCGCACGACTTACAATTCCCTTTGGTCCTACTTCAATGATGTGGTTGGCAATAGTTTGAATAAACTCATGATCGTGAGAAGTAAACAAAATTGAACCAGGATATGCCTTTAGAGCATCATTTAATGAAGTAATGGATTCAAGATCAAGGTGGTTAGTTGGATCGTCCATAATTAATACATTAGCTGGTTGAAGCATCATGCGTGACAATTGACAGCGAACCTTTTCCCCACCAGATAGCACTTTGATTTTCTTTTCGATTTCATCCCCACTAAAGAGCATTCTTCCTAAGAATCCTCTCAAGAAGGTATTATCGTCTTGTTCTTTATCTGCATATTGACGAAGCCAGTCCAAAATAGTGAGTTCATCATTATTAAAGTTAGCATTTAAATCACGTGCCATATAATTAAAGGCGGTTGTTTGTCCCCAAGTTACCTTACCTGTATCTGGCTTGATCTTTCCAGCAATAATTTGCATCAAAGCAGTCGTAGCCAAAGTATTGCGTGACAAGAAGGCAACTTTATCTCCAGGACGAACAATGAAAGAAACGTGATCCAAAATCTTTTCGCCATCAACGCTGTAAGAAACATCTTCTACCTTTAAAAGATCATTTCCTAAGTCACGATGCAATTCAAACTTAACAAATGGATACTTTCTTGAAGATGGTTTAATATCATCAAGCGTAATTTTTTCTAATTGCTTCTTACGAGAAGTTGCCTGGCGAGACTTAGATGCATTGGCAGAAAAGCGAGCCACAAATTCTTGAAGTTCCTTGATCTTTTCTTCCTTCTTAGCATTTTGATTGGCAGCAAGTTCCGCAGCCAATTTACTAGATTCATACCAAAAGTCGTAGTTCCCCACGTAAAGTTGAATTTTACCAAAATCAACATCACACATTTGCGTACATACTTGATTTAAGAAGTGACGGTCGTGAGAAACAACAATCACAATATTTGGATAATCAGCTAAAAATTCTTCTAACCAATCTACCGTATGAACATCTAAACCGTTAGTAGGCTCGTCTAAAAGTAAAATATCAGGATTCCCAAATAAAGCTTGAGCCAAAAGCACCTTCACTTTATCAGATTCTGGCAATTCCTTCATCATACTTTGATGAAGATCTTCACCAATTCCCATTGATTGCAAAAGCTTAGATGCATCGGCTTCCGCATTCCAACCATCAAGTTCCGCAAATTTGCTTTCAAGTTCAGCAGCCTTTACCCCATCTTCATCACTAAAATCAGGCTTGGCATAAAGCTCATCTTTTTCTTTCATTACTTGATAAAGCTCTTTATGACCTTGAATCACAGTATCCATTACTGTGAAATCATCAAAGGCAAAGTGATCCTGATTAAGGCTAGACATTCTTTCATTAGCGTCAATGGAAATATTACCTGTAGTTGGTTCAATTTTTCCTTCTAATAATTTTAAAAAAGTAGACTTTCCGGCACCATTTGCACCAATAACGCCGTAGCAGTTACCTGGCGTAAATTTTAAGTTAACATCTTCATATAAGGTGTGTCCGGATAAGTTAAGACTTAAGTCAGAAACTGTAATCAAATGTTCGTCCTCCCTCAAAAATACATTCTTATCAGTATACCAAGATTAAATAGAAAAAGACAGCGATCTTAAGCAATTTTTAGGCAAAAGAAAAATCCTTGCGTGAAACAAGAATTCCTCTAAAAAAGATATAAAGATATTTGTATAAAGTATACCATTTTCTGACAATAACTGATATACTCTAGGTTGGGTCTTGAAAATCTTATAAGTCCTTATGATGACCCCAACCAGGTAGTAGAATCCCCTTCTACCTGGTTTTTATTATAGCATAAATATAACGATTGTTATAATATTTTTGGTAAATTCTCTAAAAATTATTGAACTTTTATCAAATATTTCCATTTATTCCACTACCCTCCGTCTTTTAAGTTAGAATTATATATAGAGATTTTAAACCATGGAGGTGGCTATATGTATCCAGATAATAATATCTTTTCCTACCTCAAGTGGCGCGGAGATATTCACTTAACTCAAGCTCCATTTAATGATATAGATGCCTTAGTATTGGCAATTTTTTCTTATCTCAACTTACCAGGGATTGTTTCTGATGATGGATCAACAATCACAGTTGAAGCAGCAGCCAAGAAGTATTTTTCAGCTGATTACTACCGTAATGACCACAGTTATTATCAAAAACTGTTTAAGTTGATGGCGCGAGCTGAACGATTTAAAGATGCTAAACTATCTTATTACGTCAACACTTTAACTGATCAAACGCAGTTTAGTGCTATTAAAATTCAACTATCCAACGGAATTAACTTTATCTCTTTCCGAGGAACAGATGATTCATTAGTTGGCTGGAAAGAAGATTTTGAGATTAGTTTTAAGACCACAATTGCTCAAAAGCAAGCCGCAAGCTATTTAACCAAAGTAATGGGAAAAGATAGCGAAGATTATCTACTAGGAGGCCACTCAAAAGGTGGAAATCTAGCCGAATATGCTGCTTTAAACGTTTCTCCAAGCTTACAAAAGCGCATCACGGATATTTATACCTTTGATTCTCCAGGATTGGCTCAAGAAGTTGAAAATCAGTTGCCTGATGAGTATTTGCGGTCCACTTTACATCGATTTGTCCCAGAATTTAGTATTATTGGACGCTTGTTCGAACCTGAAGATATTCCACCCACTATTGTCGACAGCACGCGTAAAACTGTCAGTCAGCATGATGCTTTTAGTTGGGAAATTACGGGGTCCCATTTTGTAACTCGCAAGCACAGAAACCCTCA includes:
- a CDS encoding ABC-F family ATP-binding cassette domain-containing protein encodes the protein MITVSDLSLNLSGHTLYEDVNLKFTPGNCYGVIGANGAGKSTFLKLLEGKIEPTTGNISIDANERMSSLNQDHFAFDDFTVMDTVIQGHKELYQVMKEKDELYAKPDFSDEDGVKAAELESKFAELDGWNAEADASKLLQSMGIGEDLHQSMMKELPESDKVKVLLAQALFGNPDILLLDEPTNGLDVHTVDWLEEFLADYPNIVIVVSHDRHFLNQVCTQMCDVDFGKIQLYVGNYDFWYESSKLAAELAANQNAKKEEKIKELQEFVARFSANASKSRQATSRKKQLEKITLDDIKPSSRKYPFVKFELHRDLGNDLLKVEDVSYSVDGEKILDHVSFIVRPGDKVAFLSRNTLATTALMQIIAGKIKPDTGKVTWGQTTAFNYMARDLNANFNNDELTILDWLRQYADKEQDDNTFLRGFLGRMLFSGDEIEKKIKVLSGGEKVRCQLSRMMLQPANVLIMDDPTNHLDLESITSLNDALKAYPGSILFTSHDHEFIQTIANHIIEVGPKGIVSRADTSYDEFLERENIQEQVEKIY
- a CDS encoding Mbeg1-like protein, with the protein product MYPDNNIFSYLKWRGDIHLTQAPFNDIDALVLAIFSYLNLPGIVSDDGSTITVEAAAKKYFSADYYRNDHSYYQKLFKLMARAERFKDAKLSYYVNTLTDQTQFSAIKIQLSNGINFISFRGTDDSLVGWKEDFEISFKTTIAQKQAASYLTKVMGKDSEDYLLGGHSKGGNLAEYAALNVSPSLQKRITDIYTFDSPGLAQEVENQLPDEYLRSTLHRFVPEFSIIGRLFEPEDIPPTIVDSTRKTVSQHDAFSWEITGSHFVTRKHRNPQAKVYNQIINQWIGNATLQERESLTNDLFNSLAASGATKINELGKNGVGGFGAILISLTNSSRRTRFVFGSLIASFWQMIKDLEITKILFTPDSIVGWVLVILGIISLTAPQYAIRAFGAIVAFAGIGFSVKQILETANSALYKKQKQFFIISYLLIFALSIALLSNNRLLIFLAHYFLGIFLIVYSYVRLRQIILHKVPGIFKKIIICIEAVVAFALGIVVVVNPKYFNKQSIIIVGILLIIYGFFKLVEELFSQRKKMPTHHR